The Plasmodium vinckei vinckei genome assembly, chromosome: PVVCY_05 region AAtggaattaataaatagtaaaacatttttaggAGATGATATATTGAGCttagaaaatttattaagtattgtaaattttactaaaattcaaaattctgatcaaatttatttttataatttattaaaaatattaaaacaatttaaaaattttaaaaatgattgtatacttttaaatgaaaatattaatccTAGTGATATTATACCTATGAACAAAGCTTTTCATTTAGCTACCCTTTTTTACACTAATCATTTTTCGAGCTCTTTCATTAATTAGTTTTCTTTacacacacacacacaAAACAAcaacattttataatttatttttgtttatttcaaaatatagaaaacaaAACTAGTCTTATTAACTGTCAAAATTCATGTTTTAGTATATCTTTTCCAAATGTCTATATATCAAATGCCATTTTTAtctcattattttattatgtacttttttttttttcctgtAATTAAACTAAATATCGGTATTTGACCTGACCGGCAAGGTTgataaaacaatttataaaaataatacagttaaatatttataaataataataaataaaaaaaaattaaaaatggacaaaataacaataaaaaacaaaaatttataaaaaataataatgtactTAAAAACAGTTTTCGAAAAATGTAGcatttatacaaattttgagaataacaaaaaaaataaagctgaaaaaaatgaggataaaataaaaaaaataaattaatcaATTAAACTCTTCAATATTGGGAGTCATGTAAATCATCTAAACTTTTTTGGAGAgatatttttgtttgtgGTTGAGGGTCTGGAGGCAAATGTTGCATTTCTGCcctaaaaaattaaagtaaaataatcaaactataattacataaaattataaaacagAGAAAGTACAAAGTTAAACTATTctgataaataaaaaaaaattaataacttGTTCGTAatttacttatttataGAATCCATAGTGTTGCTTTCATTTCTTGTGTTTCTCATTGTTGCTGAATTATGTTCTCTAGTGTAACTtccatttttcatttgtgttttatttgttaGGGCCAAATCTGGGGGcatcatataatttattcttttataaatcAGTTCATCATCAATTTCATCCATTGAATTTAAACCTTCAATGTTATAACATTTtccaatattttcatttgacaatgaacttttttttgaacagttatcatttttaaaattgtcttcattttcctttgaattattaacttcatcataattaagaaatatatttgaactGTTTTGTTcgattgtttttttatttttgaaaaaactatttataatagaatttgtattatttcgGCTGTTTGTACTGTTTCGgctttttttatcaaaactTTCTTCCATTATTTCATCTGCATATTTATCTGActcaattttataattgcATCCTTCTAATATTTCATCTTTCATCacttcatattttttttcatctaaaaatatatcgtTATTCTCACTTTTTCCCATTCCCAAATCATCAAACTTGGTCATATCATCCACACTTTTACCATTacaataattttcaaaatcgttaaaaatttcattttctttattattgtaaaatTTGTCATATGTCATgctttcttctttttctttttcctcATTTTCTTCGCTTCCTATATCCTCACTACAGGGGTTTTCGAAAAGAGGGTTCCCGCCATTTTTGTCTGTATCAGACTCTAATAAATTATCTTGCTTCTTATCATACTCATCTTTTTCACCATTACCATCACTACAATtatctaaatttttttcataactCAAAACTTTTAACATTTCattcattaaattattatcatttaaattatcattttttttttcacatacATCTGTACCATCTGCCAATACATTTTCAGCATTATCATCATTGCTCATGTTTTCAGAATCTTTATTAGCATAAAATTGGGGTTCTAttaaatcattattattttctgtttccttattttcattttcagaCTTTTTAGAAGATATATCCTCATGTTTGGTATGATCAAAATTGTTTGcagttttattttcattttgaatAATCTCTGATTTGTTTAGTTTGTCTTCTTCAAGGTTTTTGGATACGATATTAGCTTTTTCTTTGTTGTGACTTTCATTaagatttatattttcacatTCAGGTTTCAAAATTTGATTAAAtattgtaatatttttattttttttaataattaatgcACTTGATgcattgtttttatatttattacaataATTTGTAGCTGAAAATAGagtcaatatttttttgttaaaatcatatttatatcctTCAGGAATACATTCATTTCCtcttattatcatttttattttattattttttagaaaaCTAGATAATCTATATTTACCAAATTTTACTGTTATTTTTCCTCGACTTGATGGaattatatcatattttttacaactCTTCAACAATGTCATATCATTATCatctaaataatttataggATCAGACCATAATGTAtctataataattttttttaatatttcacttttattattattatttctatcaACATTTTCTGGTATTATAATTggtttttcaatatttaaataatcctTTACATTTTGAATACTGTCACCAATACCACtatgtatacataaaatttcATTGTCTAATAAAACAGATAAAGGTAAAAATTCTAAAACATCATTAATTCTGTTAAATACTTCATATGaatatgcacatataacatcatctttataatttatttttcctaaacaattaaaattactttttatttttttttcaatatctttataaaaaccatatatataattaaataatctATTTTCATGATTTCCtcttattaaatatatatgtctaggaaataatattttcaaactAAATAAGAAGCAAATGACTTCTAAAGATAATTCTCCtcgatttaaataattaccTAAAAACACATATTTCATATAGTTCTGATTGGTTACACATTTATTgctcatattattttcaccaTTTTCTAAACCCTTCTCACATTTTAATGAAGAAATTATTCTATTGTTATTATCATGCATTGGCCAATTgtacaaattaaaaaaatcaacaATGTCAAATAGGTTTCCATGTATGTCCCCAAATATTTTGCATGGCAAATTAACAAATTCAAGTGAATTTtctaatttaaataattttacaaCCTCATCACATAAAAGAAGAACATCATTATAATTACATACtctaaatatatcaaaataatttttataatcctctctcttctttttataacaaatattataaaaagtagTAAACACCTTAAAAGCTATATCCTGATTtaatgttaataatttatgatctgttatatatttttctctatATTCTTTTACAACTTCCTTAATACTATTCtccattttttctttatcatcACCAATTAAATcataatcatatatttcttttacttTCAAATTTGATTCAcaattttcttcttttccAAAATGAGGTAAAACAttcctattttttattttttcactaTTTACTAATAATGTATTATCATTGCCTTCCACTACTACATCAGTATTCCTAACATTGTCctccatatttttatctgctttcaaattttcatcatccttcatattattttcctttcTACTTTCTAAAATAGtatcacattttttatcaaaactAGATATGCTTAAACGATTTGGATTCAAATTAATACACTCAAAATCGTTTAtctcatttttatcatttaccctcaaattttcattaacaTATGAatcatcatttatttttgtttcttcatttggtttttcaaaataagtTGATTCTTTTCTTAAATCAGAACCCGTTGCATCTAACTCGTTCATGTTACCAACAGATTCTTTCACTCCATATTCCATTGAACCCAacttactatttttaatatttactttattttttattatttcaattttatcCTTCTCATcaccatatatattattataatcagTTTCGTAACTATTTGTTTGGAATTCCACTGATTGACTATCCATAAAAGTATCTCTTTCTTTCTCAACAGAATGAATATCATTAGTTTTggatttttcaaaattttgatCAATACTAGCTAAAAATTCATCTTTCttaactttttttgtattattataagtTTCAATTGCCAATTTCTCCACTGATGtttctatttcttttaaattggCTAGCACTTTTCCAGTGTCAACTTTTGAAAATGTATCTATATCAATTTGCTCCgatgatatattttctgtTATATCTGTATATATTCCTGAACCCTCATACGCATTCATTCTTcttaacatataaaaattattgtaaTCCTCatctaaaatattattcgATGATGTACTAAAATGAATGGTATCATGAGAATATCTTGAATCGTTTTTCAATTTGTTGTCaatcatattatttgtttcattattttttttatttttagagtttataaaaaagaaatcaTCACCATCTACATATTTTTCGggtattaaattttttgcatatgtgtaaagaaaatatttttttacaacacTAGCAACGTCACAATTAGATCGTAACAAATTTGTTGTTCCttcaatttgtttatttactattaatttgtaaaaatagtCGTAACTAAtcttttcattatttttcataagcTTATCCCTTTCACTAATAACAaaatcttttaatttatttttatctgtttttaattctaaatgttttaaatcatttgataattcatatatatgatacaaAAATACTAACATCTCCTTACTATTTAAATATCCATCTCTATCTAAATCATAAGCTctaaaaattaattgatGTCGTAATTTTCCTGTATCATCAAGTATATCATTACCCATTTGAGGACTACATGTTAACATACCTATAATAAAATCACTTTCagtaatataatattttcttcctCTGTCTaaacaattaaatataaataatacaatttttttcgatgaaaaaatatttttataatttctaaagatttgtttaaaattttttaatgatattAAATTTGGATACTCTGTATGTCcatattcattaaataaatattttaaaaatataaatttttctataattttattattttttttttcaaataattcatatataatatctttcataacattttttatttcattttcatcattatttgataaataatttttaaaaatatttttattatatccatACATATCAAAAagtaaattaaataaaccatgtttttttatattcgtattttcattataagatcctataatatttttcaataatcTATTATGAGATTTCCATTCTAAAAATTCatttcgattttttttatttatttttatagtttCATTACTCATTGAAATGTTggtattttcatttttttcactgtctttttcaatttcaCTTTTATCAACACCCTTCCTATTACTATAACTATTCATATACTCTAATGATGTATCTCcctttataaaattattaatattattatatgaaaaaatttcaCTGCTTAATTCTGTATGATCATGATGTGTCTCTTCATTTGAAACTTCAATTGTTTTTGTATTACATAAGTCatgaatattttcttctttttcattataaatatttttatatatatttccagATCTTTCTGTATATACAATAGGTGAGTTTATAttgttaaataatattttaccGTCATTATTTTCTCCTAAAGAATCAGTTTTCAAAATTGGACCATACtgtttatttatagaaTTTATCTGAGTTCCATAactatcattattatatattttataatcatttatatttttattattctctACGAAACTATATTCTTCCAAACCATTTTCATATTGAATTGGTTTaaaatcttttttattatccgtattataaattttacatatattattaataccAATcgaattatcatttttatttggatTGTTGTAATGATATTCTgatgttttatataaacgAGTATTTCTTAAactcatatttttatctggatttacaattaaattgttcatattattttgataatttgtatatgtattatttattttatctccatatggaaataatatatcatttttatattctacTACATTTGGGACGTTATAATTTCCTATAGCATTGACTCTATTTATGCTACTTggtatatttgtatttgtCTTTGTATACATtcctttatttatatttaaaccAAAAGAATTATCATAAATAGTTTTAcccatattaataataggACTCTGCTCATAAATAGTTccattgtttttattataattattcaaaaggtatacactatttttatcatttattccTTGTTCGAATAAAGAAattccattattattttttatattaacattAGGATAATAGTTTTTAATATGTGTGCCTGAACTTCTACTTCTATAATAATGAGGATAtacactatttttatttatttcatcctCTACTTTTACAAATCGTTTATTCATACTTATATTGTTcattgtataatttttatctattatattataaggCATaccaaaattattatattttatatccaCCATTTTGCTATCactataattattattattattaaaatatgtccttgtgtttattttattctctGCTAAACCACCTCCTATgattttatcttttatatttattggaTTTTTCTGAACGAAACTCGGGTCTAGCACTAAGTTATTATCCATACTGTTCATTCCATATGCCCCTAAGCCTCCCAATTCAACTGTCTTATAACTATATACTCCATTTTCTGCTatcccattttttttaattcccTCACTATTCTTCAAAACTAAATCACTATCTAATTTATTCTGACATTGTGCATATCCACTCccgtatatattattttccttcATTTCAATACCGctcttcatatttttttttatctaatttctttatcaatgtacatatatattaaatatctGGTATTGCTGCTCCagatattaaaatttttatttattacaaaaagttaaaataataatttgtaaaaaaatatataatttattaaagtaGTAAGCGATACATAGCTCGAAATTTTTGACAGACAGGAAAATGCGCCAAATAAACGCAATAAcgaaaaacaaaacaaaagactaaaaaataaaacaaaaactaaaactaaaaaataaaacaaaaactaaaacaaataattaacAAAATGCAACGAACAAAGCACGTGAAAATGTATGCCGTCTAGCGGTTACAAACAttacaattatttatttgctcACTAAAGtagcaaaataatatttccgtatttttctttattttttttacacacaAATAGCGTTAAATTTCTcgtattataaaattgaaaaatttatatattgcctccataataataaagttaataaaaattcagaCCTTGGAAACGcaataaaagaaattaaatatatttaccaGAACAAACATACTTTTCCTACAAAACATGcatggaaaaaaattatccatatattttacataatatattttatacacTTATATAATGATCTTATTTATACAACCATACGCACATATTGTCTAATCGCATGTACGCTATAAATTAATGCAAAACAttatgaagaaaaataaacaaataatatataaaaatataaaaattattatatttatctattattatttttttattattcccaTTGTAATGTATTTacatatactttttttcattacactttttacaaaattgcttattttcaaaatgcATTAATGTGCACTTAGCATacacttattttttttttatttttactttatatattcatttttattaggACATATTCTagcttattattatttttttcctcgACCTCCTATATGTATTCCTATTTATTCATAACTGTTAATAAGAcatatcaaataaaaattatttatagttCCAGTTTATGTAACactaaataatatataaacttttgttttattcaACTAGTAC contains the following coding sequences:
- a CDS encoding serine/threonine protein phosphatase 8, putative, whose amino-acid sequence is MKSGIEMKENNIYGSGYAQCQNKLDSDLVLKNSEGIKKNGIAENGVYSYKTVELGGLGAYGMNSMDNNLVLDPSFVQKNPINIKDKIIGGGLAENKINTRTYFNNNNNYSDSKMVDIKYNNFGMPYNIIDKNYTMNNISMNKRFVKVEDEINKNSVYPHYYRSRSSGTHIKNYYPNVNIKNNNGISLFEQGINDKNSVYLLNNYNKNNGTIYEQSPIINMGKTIYDNSFGLNINKGMYTKTNTNIPSSINRVNAIGNYNVPNVVEYKNDILFPYGDKINNTYTNYQNNMNNLIVNPDKNMSLRNTRLYKTSEYHYNNPNKNDNSIGINNICKIYNTDNKKDFKPIQYENGLEEYSFVENNKNINDYKIYNNDSYGTQINSINKQYGPILKTDSLGENNDGKILFNNINSPIVYTERSGNIYKNIYNEKEENIHDLCNTKTIEVSNEETHHDHTELSSEIFSYNNINNFIKGDTSLEYMNSYSNRKGVDKSEIEKDSEKNENTNISMSNETIKINKKNRNEFLEWKSHNRLLKNIIGSYNENTNIKKHGLFNLLFDMYGYNKNIFKNYLSNNDENEIKNVMKDIIYELFEKKNNKIIEKFIFLKYLFNEYGHTEYPNLISLKNFKQIFRNYKNIFSSKKIVLFIFNCLDRGRKYYITESDFIIGMLTCSPQMGNDILDDTGKLRHQLIFRAYDLDRDGYLNSKEMLVFLYHIYELSNDLKHLELKTDKNKLKDFVISERDKLMKNNEKISYDYFYKLIVNKQIEGTTNLLRSNCDVASVVKKYFLYTYAKNLIPEKYVDGDDFFFINSKNKKNNETNNMIDNKLKNDSRYSHDTIHFSTSSNNILDEDYNNFYMLRRMNAYEGSGIYTDITENISSEQIDIDTFSKVDTGKVLANLKEIETSVEKLAIETYNNTKKVKKDEFLASIDQNFEKSKTNDIHSVEKERDTFMDSQSVEFQTNSYETDYNNIYGDEKDKIEIIKNKVNIKNSKLGSMEYGVKESVGNMNELDATGSDLRKESTYFEKPNEETKINDDSYVNENLRVNDKNEINDFECINLNPNRLSISSFDKKCDTILESRKENNMKDDENLKADKNMEDNVRNTDVVVEGNDNTLLVNSEKIKNRNVLPHFGKEENCESNLKVKEIYDYDLIGDDKEKMENSIKEVVKEYREKYITDHKLLTLNQDIAFKVFTTFYNICYKKKREDYKNYFDIFRVCNYNDVLLLCDEVVKLFKLENSLEFVNLPCKIFGDIHGNLFDIVDFFNLYNWPMHDNNNRIISSLKCEKGLENGENNMSNKCVTNQNYMKYVFLGNYLNRGELSLEVICFLFSLKILFPRHIYLIRGNHENRLFNYIYGFYKDIEKKIKSNFNCLGKINYKDDVICAYSYEVFNRINDVLEFLPLSVLLDNEILCIHSGIGDSIQNVKDYLNIEKPIIIPENVDRNNNNKSEILKKIIIDTLWSDPINYLDDNDMTLLKSCKKYDIIPSSRGKITVKFGKYRLSSFLKNNKIKMIIRGNECIPEGYKYDFNKKILTLFSATNYCNKYKNNASSALIIKKNKNITIFNQILKPECENINLNESHNKEKANIVSKNLEEDKLNKSEIIQNENKTANNFDHTKHEDISSKKSENENKETENNNDLIEPQFYANKDSENMSNDDNAENVLADGTDVCEKKNDNLNDNNLMNEMLKVLSYEKNLDNCSDGNGEKDEYDKKQDNLLESDTDKNGGNPLFENPCSEDIGSEENEEKEKEESMTYDKFYNNKENEIFNDFENYCNGKSVDDMTKFDDLGMGKSENNDIFLDEKKYEVMKDEILEGCNYKIESDKYADEIMEESFDKKSRNSTNSRNNTNSIINSFFKNKKTIEQNSSNIFLNYDEVNNSKENEDNFKNDNCSKKSSLSNENIGKCYNIEGLNSMDEIDDELIYKRINYMMPPDLALTNKTQMKNGSYTREHNSATMRNTRNESNTMDSINKAEMQHLPPDPQPQTKISLQKSLDDLHDSQY